One stretch of Bacteroidota bacterium DNA includes these proteins:
- a CDS encoding S9 family peptidase gives MKKNFYFPLLMLAVLIVPMLLSGQGNGKITLDDVIKNFTFYPRSVYGMNSMNDGIHYTMAAEGTAIVKYEYETGKAVDTILNPDAMKRDSLPYFDGYNFSNDESRILFSTGTEPIYRYSSKADYYIFTIRSKELKKLSVNGRQQLATFSPDGSMVAFVRDNNLYIINLLSGEEKQVTTDGRYSYIINGAPDWVYEEEFGFSKAFAWSPDSKKIAYMRFDESTVPMFNMTMYAGQKPELKNNVLYPENRTFRYPKAGESNSLVTVHVYDLKTGADIRMDIGKEADQYIPRIKWTNDPGILCIYRLNRLQNKLELLAAQATTGQSKVFYKEENACYISENNFDALTFLRDNAHFLWLSERDGWNNIYLCSMSDYTVKRIPTGDFDVKECYGIDEERGVIYYQASELSPARAEIYSIRLDGTGKKRISDKAGNNSAKFSKNYQYCKLTWSSYATPDYVALYNSQGNIVRVLEDNQDLNNKLKSYSYSTPELFTFKTSEGVELNGAMLKPPDFDPAKKYPVFMYVYGGPNSQTVIDTWNFGWDNYLAQEGYIVVTVDGRGTGARGEQFRKMTYLQMGKYETIDQVEAAKYLGTLPYVDPERIGIWGWSFGGYMTLMCMTKGEGTFKMGIAVAPATSWRYYDNIYTERFMRKPQDNPNSYDENSPLNFADKFQGKLLIIHGTGDDNVHVQNTLEFTERLVQADKDYSMLLYTNRNHGIYGGNTSYHLFRNMTKFILENL, from the coding sequence ATGAAAAAAAACTTTTATTTTCCTCTGCTGATGCTTGCAGTCCTGATCGTTCCAATGCTGCTTTCGGGACAGGGCAACGGAAAGATCACGCTGGATGATGTCATAAAGAATTTCACCTTTTATCCTCGGTCGGTTTATGGCATGAATTCCATGAACGACGGGATTCACTATACCATGGCTGCTGAAGGCACTGCCATCGTGAAATATGAATATGAAACCGGAAAGGCTGTTGATACCATTCTTAATCCGGACGCTATGAAACGCGATTCACTGCCCTACTTCGACGGTTATAATTTCAGCAATGATGAATCCAGGATTTTATTTTCGACCGGAACAGAACCTATCTACCGCTATTCTTCCAAAGCCGATTATTACATATTTACGATCCGCTCAAAAGAGCTGAAAAAACTTTCGGTAAATGGCAGGCAACAACTGGCGACATTTTCGCCTGATGGCTCCATGGTGGCTTTTGTCAGGGATAATAACCTTTATATTATCAATCTGCTGTCGGGTGAGGAAAAGCAGGTGACCACCGATGGCCGGTACAGTTATATTATCAATGGTGCTCCTGACTGGGTTTACGAGGAAGAATTCGGTTTCAGCAAAGCATTTGCCTGGTCACCCGACAGCAAAAAGATCGCATATATGCGCTTTGATGAGAGCACTGTCCCCATGTTTAATATGACCATGTATGCCGGACAAAAGCCGGAATTAAAAAATAACGTGCTTTATCCTGAGAACAGGACGTTCAGGTATCCCAAGGCAGGCGAAAGCAATTCGCTTGTCACTGTGCATGTGTATGACCTGAAGACCGGTGCAGATATCAGAATGGACATCGGCAAGGAGGCAGACCAGTACATCCCGCGTATAAAATGGACCAACGATCCGGGTATCCTCTGCATTTACCGGCTGAACCGCCTTCAGAATAAGCTGGAATTGCTGGCAGCACAGGCCACTACCGGCCAATCGAAGGTTTTTTACAAAGAGGAAAATGCCTGCTATATCTCCGAAAACAATTTTGATGCCCTGACATTTCTCAGGGATAATGCTCATTTCCTCTGGTTAAGCGAACGCGATGGGTGGAATAATATTTACCTGTGCAGTATGAGTGACTATACCGTTAAAAGAATTCCAACAGGTGATTTTGATGTGAAAGAATGCTATGGCATTGATGAAGAGAGAGGCGTTATTTATTATCAGGCATCGGAACTGTCGCCTGCCAGGGCGGAGATCTATTCTATCAGGCTTGACGGAACAGGCAAGAAAAGGATATCGGATAAGGCAGGCAATAACTCGGCTAAATTCAGTAAAAATTATCAATACTGCAAGCTTACCTGGTCCAGTTATGCCACACCTGATTATGTGGCTCTTTATAACTCACAGGGCAACATCGTGCGGGTACTTGAAGATAACCAGGATTTAAATAATAAGCTGAAAAGCTATTCATACAGCACACCTGAGCTTTTTACCTTTAAAACCAGTGAAGGTGTGGAACTCAACGGAGCCATGCTGAAACCTCCTGATTTTGATCCTGCAAAGAAATATCCCGTATTCATGTATGTATATGGCGGGCCAAACTCGCAGACTGTCATTGATACCTGGAATTTTGGATGGGATAATTACCTGGCTCAGGAAGGATATATTGTAGTGACTGTGGATGGCCGCGGCACAGGTGCCAGGGGCGAGCAGTTCCGCAAGATGACCTACCTGCAGATGGGAAAATATGAAACCATCGATCAGGTGGAAGCTGCCAAATATCTGGGCACTCTTCCTTATGTGGATCCTGAACGTATCGGTATATGGGGATGGAGCTTTGGCGGATATATGACACTGATGTGCATGACCAAAGGTGAAGGGACCTTTAAAATGGGCATTGCAGTGGCACCTGCCACCAGCTGGCGGTATTATGACAATATATATACTGAACGGTTCATGCGCAAGCCACAGGATAATCCAAACAGTTATGATGAAAATTCCCCGTTGAATTTCGCCGATAAGTTCCAGGGCAAATTATTGATCATCCATGGCACCGGCGATGATAATGTCCATGTCCAGAATACTCTGGAGTTTACCGAACGGCTGGTTCAGGCTGACAAGGATTATTCCATGCTGCTCTATACCAACCGTAACCATGGAATTTATGGAGGTAATACCTCCTATCACCTTTTCAGGAATATGACGAAGTTCATACTGGAGAATCTATAA
- the rplK gene encoding 50S ribosomal protein L11: MAKEVSGIIKLQIKGGAANPSPPVGPALGAKGVNIMEFCKQFNARTQDKTGKLLPVIITVFKDKSFNFIIKSPPVAVQLMEAAKVQKGSAEPNRQKVAFVTLEQVKTIAEDKMNDLNAFTLDSAMKMVAGTARSMGITVKGEDPAEK; encoded by the coding sequence ATGGCCAAAGAAGTAAGTGGTATAATCAAGTTGCAAATCAAGGGAGGAGCGGCTAATCCTTCACCTCCCGTCGGACCTGCGCTGGGTGCCAAAGGCGTGAACATCATGGAATTTTGTAAGCAGTTCAATGCGCGTACGCAGGATAAAACCGGAAAACTCCTTCCGGTTATTATCACAGTATTCAAGGATAAGTCATTCAACTTTATCATCAAGTCGCCACCTGTTGCGGTTCAGCTGATGGAAGCAGCCAAAGTGCAAAAGGGGTCTGCCGAGCCAAACAGGCAGAAGGTAGCCTTTGTTACCTTGGAGCAAGTAAAAACGATCGCCGAAGATAAGATGAATGACCTGAATGCTTTCACACTTGACTCAGCCATGAAAATGGTTGCCGGCACAGCCCGCAGCATGGGTATTACTGTAAAGGGAGAAGATCCCGCTGAGAAATAA
- the rplL gene encoding 50S ribosomal protein L7/L12 — MADLKTFAEKLVNLTVKEVNELAQILKSEYGIEPAAAAAVIVAPAAGAGAAAPAVEEQTAFDVILKSSGLSKLAVVKLVKEMTSLGLKESKELVDAAPKAIKEGVTKDEAEALKKQLEEAGAEVEVK, encoded by the coding sequence ATGGCAGATTTAAAAACGTTTGCAGAAAAACTTGTGAATTTAACAGTAAAAGAAGTCAATGAATTGGCGCAGATTCTGAAGAGTGAATACGGCATAGAACCTGCTGCAGCTGCGGCTGTAATAGTTGCGCCTGCAGCCGGCGCTGGTGCTGCTGCTCCGGCAGTGGAAGAACAGACCGCCTTTGATGTGATCCTCAAGTCATCCGGCTTGTCGAAATTGGCGGTCGTGAAACTGGTTAAGGAAATGACCAGCCTCGGCCTTAAAGAATCTAAAGAGCTTGTCGATGCGGCTCCAAAAGCTATCAAAGAAGGTGTTACAAAGGATGAAGCAGAAGCGTTAAAGAAACAATTAGAGGAGGCTGGCGCTGAGGTTGAGGTTAAGTAA
- the tuf gene encoding elongation factor Tu — translation MAKEKFSRTKPHVNIGTIGHIDHGKTTLTAAITLNLQDKGLAVYKSFDEIDNAPEEKARGITINTAHIEYQSVNRHYAHVDCPGHADYIKNMVTGAAQMDGAILVVAANDGPMPQTREHILLARQVGVPKIVVFMNKVDMVDDEELLELVDMEIRDLLAFYKFEHDSPIIRGSALGALNKEPKWVEKIFELLEACDTWIPLPKREREKDFLMPVEDVFSITGRGTVATGRIEQGVIKIGEPVEIIGLGAEKLKSVVTGVEMFRKILDQGEAGDNAGLLLRGIEKTDVARGMVIAKPGSITPHKHFKGEVYVLKKEEGGRHTPFHNKYRPQFYFRTTDVTGEITLPHGIEMVMPGDNLTIEVHLIHEIAMSKGLRFAIREGGRTVGAGQVTEILD, via the coding sequence ATGGCAAAAGAAAAATTCTCACGTACTAAACCGCACGTCAATATCGGAACTATCGGTCATATTGACCATGGCAAAACGACGTTGACGGCTGCTATTACCCTGAATTTGCAGGATAAAGGATTGGCTGTTTACAAATCCTTTGATGAAATTGATAATGCTCCTGAAGAAAAAGCAAGAGGTATCACCATCAATACGGCCCATATTGAATACCAGTCAGTCAACAGGCATTATGCTCATGTGGACTGCCCTGGCCATGCCGACTATATCAAGAATATGGTTACCGGTGCCGCCCAGATGGACGGAGCCATACTCGTCGTTGCCGCCAATGACGGCCCTATGCCCCAAACCCGTGAACATATCCTCCTGGCACGCCAGGTCGGCGTCCCCAAGATTGTAGTCTTCATGAATAAAGTGGATATGGTTGACGATGAGGAACTCCTCGAACTTGTCGATATGGAAATCAGAGACCTGCTGGCATTCTATAAGTTCGAGCATGACTCACCCATCATCCGCGGTTCAGCCCTCGGCGCACTCAATAAGGAACCTAAATGGGTGGAAAAAATATTTGAACTCTTGGAAGCTTGCGACACCTGGATACCTCTGCCTAAACGCGAAAGAGAAAAGGATTTCCTCATGCCCGTCGAAGACGTTTTCTCCATCACCGGCCGTGGTACCGTGGCTACTGGAAGAATTGAACAGGGTGTTATCAAAATCGGCGAGCCGGTTGAAATTATCGGCCTGGGCGCAGAAAAACTGAAATCTGTCGTTACCGGCGTTGAAATGTTCCGTAAAATTCTCGACCAGGGTGAAGCCGGCGATAATGCAGGTCTTCTGCTGAGAGGTATTGAAAAAACCGATGTCGCCAGAGGTATGGTCATCGCCAAACCCGGTTCAATCACACCGCACAAACATTTCAAGGGTGAAGTTTATGTCCTTAAAAAAGAAGAAGGTGGACGTCATACACCATTTCATAACAAATACCGTCCGCAGTTCTATTTCAGGACCACTGATGTGACCGGAGAAATTACCCTTCCGCATGGAATTGAAATGGTGATGCCCGGTGACAACCTGACTATTGAAGTCCATCTGATCCATGAGATCGCTATGAGTAAAGGTCTGCGCTTTGCTATACGTGAAGGCGGCAGAACCGTTGGCGCCGGACAGGTGACCGAGATCCTTGACTGA
- the raiA gene encoding ribosome-associated translation inhibitor RaiA: MNVNITSVRFKADRKLKDFINEKVSKLSHYYDGLLGGEVKLKLENTDVPENKIAEIRIFVRGNDLFAKKQSSTFEEATDIAVEALMRQLKKYKEKQRG; this comes from the coding sequence ATGAATGTCAACATCACTTCAGTACGATTCAAGGCAGACCGGAAATTAAAGGATTTCATAAATGAGAAGGTAAGCAAATTATCGCATTACTACGATGGTCTGCTGGGAGGAGAGGTAAAATTAAAGTTGGAAAACACGGATGTACCTGAAAACAAGATAGCCGAAATAAGGATATTTGTGAGAGGTAATGATCTGTTTGCGAAGAAACAGAGTTCTACTTTTGAAGAAGCTACCGATATAGCTGTTGAGGCATTAATGCGGCAGCTCAAGAAATACAAGGAGAAGCAGCGAGGTTGA
- the rpsU gene encoding 30S ribosomal protein S21 encodes MIIIPVKEGESIDRALKKLKRKFEKTGVVKELRERQKFSKPSVKKREERLRAIYIQQLQQAQE; translated from the coding sequence ATGATCATTATACCAGTTAAAGAAGGCGAAAGCATCGACAGGGCTTTGAAAAAGCTCAAGAGAAAGTTTGAAAAAACCGGCGTGGTTAAAGAATTGCGTGAAAGACAAAAATTTTCGAAACCATCGGTTAAGAAAAGGGAAGAAAGGCTGAGAGCCATCTATATCCAACAGTTACAGCAAGCACAAGAGTAA
- the secE gene encoding preprotein translocase subunit SecE → MARFKIKEYVKESYDELMHKVSWPTWSELQGSAIVVFVASLLIALVVFIMDMSFKGILGQYYKLF, encoded by the coding sequence ATGGCTCGTTTCAAGATAAAAGAATATGTCAAAGAAAGCTACGATGAACTTATGCATAAGGTGTCGTGGCCTACATGGAGTGAACTGCAAGGCAGTGCGATAGTTGTCTTCGTTGCTTCCCTGCTTATTGCACTGGTTGTATTCATCATGGATATGTCCTTTAAAGGTATCCTCGGACAGTACTATAAATTATTTTAA
- a CDS encoding PCMD domain-containing protein — translation MKKLFTLCLILFSLFFLQVAAQDDIPNKDFEQWDNFDTYEVPTYWDSPNAETGLVNIFEVTRDTVTVYQGLYSARLETMNVMGIATVPGLLTLGEFTVNFATQEFSITGGTPFTERPVKLTGHYRYAPQGGDACSFSIALTKYNSVSGQRDTIGAGLTVINTSAGSWTLFEVPVFYFSQEDPDSMNIVIFSSPPTNPVIGSVLIVDALEINLGVGVGEHGVVRDVTMSFDPYQNQLVINFTGPSAGQVLVSIYNATGQVLLKGQLMTATGHQSINMGRYPQGLYVIEVISGTERIIQKILR, via the coding sequence ATGAAAAAGTTATTTACTTTATGCCTTATCCTTTTTTCACTTTTCTTTTTACAGGTTGCCGCCCAGGATGACATACCCAATAAGGATTTTGAGCAATGGGATAATTTTGACACATACGAAGTGCCTACATACTGGGATTCACCAAATGCTGAGACCGGGCTGGTTAATATTTTTGAAGTCACCAGGGATACGGTCACTGTTTACCAGGGCCTGTATTCAGCCCGTCTGGAAACAATGAATGTGATGGGCATTGCAACCGTCCCCGGCTTACTGACGCTGGGTGAATTTACCGTAAATTTTGCCACACAGGAGTTTTCGATTACCGGTGGCACGCCATTCACTGAGCGTCCGGTGAAGCTGACAGGCCACTATCGGTATGCACCGCAGGGCGGAGATGCCTGTTCCTTTTCAATTGCATTGACAAAATATAATTCGGTATCAGGACAGCGTGACACCATCGGCGCCGGATTGACAGTAATTAATACCTCTGCCGGCAGCTGGACTCTTTTCGAAGTGCCGGTTTTCTACTTTTCACAAGAGGATCCCGACTCCATGAATATTGTGATCTTTTCATCCCCACCGACAAATCCTGTCATCGGCAGTGTGCTGATTGTGGATGCCCTGGAAATTAACCTGGGTGTGGGAGTCGGTGAGCATGGAGTTGTAAGAGATGTGACAATGTCGTTTGATCCCTATCAGAATCAGTTGGTGATCAATTTCACCGGGCCATCTGCCGGGCAGGTATTGGTGAGCATCTATAATGCCACGGGACAAGTTCTTCTCAAGGGACAACTGATGACGGCCACAGGGCATCAGAGCATCAATATGGGCAGATATCCGCAGGGCTTGTATGTCATTGAAGTGATATCAGGAACCGAGAGGATCATACAGAAGATACTCAGATAG
- the rplJ gene encoding 50S ribosomal protein L10: MTREEKNQAIETLTEKLRGSNNVYFTDISNLNSERTSNLRRLCFRRDVKLVVVKNNLLKKAMHKSGRNYESLYNILKGSTSLMISASGNAPAMLIKEFRKDSDRPVLKGAYVEETVYVGDEQLEALIHIKSKNELIADIIFLLQSPARNVISALQSGGHTLSGIVKTLSDRLE; the protein is encoded by the coding sequence ATGACAAGAGAAGAAAAAAATCAGGCAATTGAAACTCTGACTGAGAAATTACGGGGAAGCAACAATGTCTATTTTACGGACATATCAAATCTGAATTCCGAACGCACCAGCAACCTGAGGAGGCTGTGTTTCAGGCGGGATGTCAAGCTGGTGGTTGTGAAGAACAACTTGCTTAAGAAAGCTATGCATAAAAGTGGCAGGAATTATGAGTCTTTATATAATATTCTTAAAGGTTCCACGTCCCTGATGATTTCTGCATCGGGTAATGCTCCTGCAATGCTGATAAAAGAGTTCCGGAAGGATTCGGATAGGCCTGTACTGAAAGGGGCCTATGTGGAGGAAACGGTTTACGTAGGCGATGAACAGCTGGAAGCGCTGATACACATCAAGTCCAAGAACGAGCTGATCGCAGATATCATCTTCCTGCTCCAGTCGCCGGCACGTAATGTCATTTCAGCCCTTCAGTCGGGCGGACATACGCTTTCGGGTATAGTCAAAACCCTGTCGGATCGCCTGGAATAG
- a CDS encoding tyrosine recombinase XerC has translation MTLEKFIDYIGYEKRYSVHTIKAYRTDLDQFYHFLDVRYGMNDIQSVDHMIIRSWLVELMDQHVTARAVNRKLSTLRSYFKFLIREGAINENPMARVIPPKESKKLPVFVDREKMDFLFSQIDFGNDFEGIRDRLILELFYQTGMRLSELVSLKDSSIDTDNLTIKVLGKRNKERLIPITGFMRDLLKGYQDIRNREVDKVNIEGYLFVTRKGEKTYPRLIYRIVVRYLGTVTTLEKKSPHILRHTFATHLLDGGADLNAVKELLGHANLSATQVYTHNTIEKLKKIYKQAHPRA, from the coding sequence ATGACGCTGGAGAAATTTATCGATTACATAGGTTACGAAAAGCGATATTCAGTCCATACCATTAAAGCCTACCGGACCGACCTTGATCAATTTTACCATTTTCTGGATGTGCGTTACGGAATGAATGATATACAAAGCGTTGACCACATGATAATCCGTTCATGGCTGGTAGAGCTTATGGATCAGCATGTCACCGCGAGAGCTGTCAACCGTAAGCTCAGCACGCTGAGATCATATTTTAAATTTCTCATCAGAGAGGGTGCCATCAATGAAAATCCTATGGCCAGGGTCATTCCGCCAAAAGAATCGAAAAAATTGCCTGTTTTCGTTGACCGTGAAAAAATGGATTTTTTGTTCAGCCAAATTGACTTTGGAAATGATTTTGAAGGCATTCGCGACAGGCTGATACTTGAACTTTTTTACCAGACAGGCATGCGTTTATCGGAATTGGTCAGCCTGAAGGATTCCAGCATTGATACGGATAATCTGACCATAAAAGTCCTCGGCAAACGGAATAAGGAACGCCTGATTCCGATAACAGGATTCATGAGGGATCTTCTGAAGGGCTACCAGGATATCCGTAACCGGGAGGTGGATAAAGTGAACATTGAGGGGTATTTATTTGTTACCAGAAAAGGCGAGAAAACATATCCCAGGCTGATCTATCGGATAGTTGTCAGGTACCTCGGAACTGTGACCACACTGGAGAAAAAAAGCCCTCATATACTGCGGCATACATTTGCGACTCATTTATTAGATGGCGGTGCTGACCTGAATGCGGTGAAAGAACTCCTTGGCCATGCCAATCTTTCAGCAACACAGGTTTACACACACAATACGATCGAGAAGTTGAAAAAGATTTATAAACAAGCTCACCCAAGAGCATAA
- the nusG gene encoding transcription termination/antitermination protein NusG — MVEQEKKWYVVKAISGNEKKVKQYIENEISRLKLQDFVSQVLIPTEKIYQVRKGKKVSKERNFFPGYVLIEAVLVGEIPHIIRNVPGVLGFLGSKGEPNALRPSEVNRILGKVDELKGLGEELNVPFIVGETVTVIDGPFNSFSGVIEEINEEKKRLKVIVKIFGRKTPLELSFMQVEKEQ; from the coding sequence ATGGTTGAGCAAGAAAAAAAATGGTATGTTGTCAAGGCCATCAGCGGTAACGAGAAGAAGGTGAAGCAGTATATTGAAAATGAAATCAGCCGCCTTAAACTGCAGGATTTTGTGTCGCAGGTTTTAATTCCGACAGAGAAGATATATCAGGTAAGAAAGGGAAAGAAAGTCAGCAAGGAGCGGAATTTTTTCCCCGGATATGTGCTCATCGAAGCCGTCCTGGTCGGGGAAATCCCTCATATCATCAGAAATGTCCCGGGTGTTTTGGGATTTCTCGGATCAAAAGGGGAACCTAATGCATTGCGGCCTTCGGAAGTGAACAGAATACTCGGAAAAGTCGACGAGCTTAAAGGCTTGGGCGAGGAACTGAATGTTCCCTTTATCGTCGGAGAAACCGTCACCGTCATCGATGGACCTTTTAACAGCTTCAGCGGCGTTATCGAAGAAATAAATGAAGAAAAGAAAAGACTGAAGGTCATTGTGAAGATTTTCGGAAGGAAGACACCTCTGGAACTGAGTTTTATGCAGGTGGAAAAAGAACAATAG
- the rplA gene encoding 50S ribosomal protein L1 produces MTTLTKNRKAAITKYDKSVTYSLADAVGIIKEVTTTKFDSSVDLDVRLGVDPRKANQMVRGTLTLPHGTGKTKRVLVLCTPDKEDEAREAGADYFGLDDYIQKIKGGWTDIDVVITMPSIMSKVGALGKILGPRGLMPNPKSGTVTMDIGKAVKEVKAGKIDFKVDKYGIIHAAVGKVSFPQDKIVDNAKELIQTIIKLKPAAAKGTYVKSIFISSTMSPGVRVDQKSVTV; encoded by the coding sequence ATGACGACATTGACCAAAAACAGAAAAGCCGCGATAACGAAGTATGATAAAAGTGTGACTTATTCGCTGGCCGACGCAGTTGGAATCATAAAAGAGGTGACGACCACAAAATTTGATTCGTCAGTCGACCTGGATGTCAGGTTAGGAGTAGATCCCCGGAAGGCTAACCAGATGGTCAGGGGCACTCTAACCCTGCCGCATGGAACGGGCAAAACCAAAAGAGTTTTGGTGTTATGTACTCCCGACAAGGAAGATGAAGCCCGGGAAGCCGGCGCCGATTATTTCGGCCTCGACGATTATATCCAGAAAATAAAAGGCGGATGGACAGATATCGATGTGGTCATCACCATGCCTTCTATCATGTCGAAAGTAGGTGCCCTGGGTAAGATATTAGGCCCCCGCGGCCTCATGCCAAATCCGAAATCCGGCACAGTGACCATGGATATCGGAAAAGCAGTGAAAGAAGTTAAAGCCGGCAAAATCGATTTCAAGGTCGATAAATATGGTATCATTCATGCCGCTGTCGGTAAAGTGTCGTTTCCACAGGATAAAATTGTGGATAATGCAAAGGAATTGATACAGACTATTATCAAACTGAAACCGGCAGCAGCCAAAGGAACTTATGTGAAAAGCATATTTATATCCAGTACCATGAGCCCCGGCGTGCGTGTTGACCAGAAATCCGTAACAGTATAA